GGCTTCATGCTCGGGCTTCGGCTCGGCTTCATGCTCGGGTTTGACCAGGGAAAACACGCCGCCCAACCCACTCGATGTCCGAAATGTCCGGGCGAGTATTGTGTGGGACGCTGGAAGCGGCAGCACTAACTGCCGTATGGCAGGTGGATCCGATTTGCCCAGGTGCAAGGTTCGCTCCAGGCCGGGGCTTCCGACGGGATGGGAGCGGGCACGGACGAGATGGAGTCGGTGCGCGACGAGTTGCCGGCCGTCGCCAGGCGGCGAGTTCGCCTTGCCCTCCGCGCCGCGCGGGACCACGCGGGGCTGAGCCAGTCCGAGGTGGCACAGCGGCTCGGCTGGTCGCTCTCCAAGCTGCAGCGCATCGAGCTCGGCGAGGTGACCATCACGCCGACCGACCTGCGCGCGGCCCTCGGGCTCTACGGTGTCGCCGACGGCGAGCACACTGCCGCCCTGCTCGACGACGCCCGGGCCGCTCGGCGCGAGCGGTATTGGACGGCTCAGGAGCACCGGGAGTACCTTCCGCCCGGCCTGCTCCAGTTGATGCAGTTCGAGCTGCGGGCCACTGTCATCCGCGACTATCAGATCGCCCTGATGCCGGGGGTGCTGCAGACGCCGGCGTCGGCCGAGGCGCACCTCGGCTGGTTCGACGAGAGCCTCACCGAGGACCAGCGGCGGGTCCGCCACGAGGTGCGGCTGCGACGCCGGCGGGCCGTCATCGAGCAGGAGAATTCGCCGGAGTACCGCGTGCTCCTCGACGAGTCGATCCTCTGGCGCGCGGTCGGCGGCCAGCTCACCGCCGCCGACCAGTTCGACGACCTGGCGCGTACCGCACAACGCCGTAACGTGCAGGTCCGCGTCCTGCCGATGGACGTCGGCACGATGATGAGCGCCTCCGGCGCCTTCGTGGTCCTCGACCTCAGTGACGACCCGCAGGACGCGGTCCTCTACCAGGAGGGCTATCTCTGGGACCAGCTGGTGCAGGACCTCGACCAGGTCCGCTACCACCGAGCGATCTTCGAACGGTTCTGGAGCAAGGCACTCGACGAGGACGCCAGCCAGGCGCTGATTCTGGCCCGCGCCTACGACCTGCGCGCGAGGATCGCAAGAGCGGCCTCCGCGCCCGATGGGGTTAGTTGAACCGAGGAGAGGGAGAAATGGCCGAGACCACAATGAGGTGGGAGCGCAGCACGTTCTGCGCGAGCGGATCGTGCGTGGAAGT
This window of the Actinoplanes oblitus genome carries:
- a CDS encoding helix-turn-helix domain-containing protein, with translation MGAGTDEMESVRDELPAVARRRVRLALRAARDHAGLSQSEVAQRLGWSLSKLQRIELGEVTITPTDLRAALGLYGVADGEHTAALLDDARAARRERYWTAQEHREYLPPGLLQLMQFELRATVIRDYQIALMPGVLQTPASAEAHLGWFDESLTEDQRRVRHEVRLRRRRAVIEQENSPEYRVLLDESILWRAVGGQLTAADQFDDLARTAQRRNVQVRVLPMDVGTMMSASGAFVVLDLSDDPQDAVLYQEGYLWDQLVQDLDQVRYHRAIFERFWSKALDEDASQALILARAYDLRARIARAASAPDGVS